The following coding sequences lie in one Aquabacterium olei genomic window:
- a CDS encoding ChaB family protein has translation MPSRTANTALPSTLKRSPAKAQRTYAKTLAHAEESYGPGERARRTAMSSLKHSFEKVGDHWEPKARRGPSDPQAAASGDAARQGDRPTYGGVDAQGQSREALYARARELGIPGRARMNKAALAEAIARRQ, from the coding sequence ATGCCGAGCAGAACCGCCAACACCGCCCTGCCCTCGACGCTGAAACGCTCGCCGGCCAAGGCCCAGCGCACGTACGCCAAGACGCTGGCCCATGCCGAGGAAAGCTACGGCCCGGGCGAACGAGCGCGCCGCACGGCCATGTCGTCGCTCAAGCACAGCTTCGAGAAGGTGGGCGACCACTGGGAGCCGAAAGCCCGGCGCGGCCCGTCCGATCCGCAGGCGGCGGCCTCGGGTGATGCCGCCCGCCAGGGCGACCGCCCGACGTATGGCGGCGTGGACGCCCAGGGACAGTCTCGCGAGGCGCTGTATGCACGAGCCCGTGAGCTCGGTATTCCGGGGCGCGCCCGGATGAACAAGGCTGCACTGGCTGAAGCCATTGCGCGTCGTCAGTGA
- a CDS encoding cell wall protein, translated as MSVPTVPSPVPPGPGTPSPAPDIPTPEGPDVPDPQGPDFPQPDRGPEITPTAPQPEIAPPLTEPEVSPVPPQPEVTPPPEIR; from the coding sequence ATGTCCGTTCCCACCGTTCCCTCCCCTGTGCCACCCGGTCCGGGCACGCCCTCGCCCGCCCCTGACATTCCGACGCCGGAAGGCCCGGATGTACCGGATCCGCAGGGCCCCGACTTTCCGCAGCCCGACCGCGGCCCGGAGATCACACCGACCGCCCCTCAGCCCGAGATCGCCCCGCCGCTGACGGAGCCCGAGGTGTCGCCCGTGCCGCCGCAGCCAGAGGTCACCCCGCCCCCCGAGATCCGGTGA
- a CDS encoding glycoside hydrolase 100 family protein, whose product MAPASLPPTGAEADELIEACTRASINLLKDNLTPSGILAASRTKAAESRSYTRVFGRDAAICVLAMAGSGVPALEQGAVDSLDSLARAQAQNGQIPKYVDPLGHDADFWYLGCVDATLWWLIAVAHVQRHSNMPGVFGRWRGHIDRAITWLQAQEHQRFFLLQQNEASDWADIMPRSGFVLYTNALWHRVKDLFDLPKLDETHYHFNHLFHPYQSDLPEYRRGRLLQHYARRGQRNKGLYLSFVNLSFVGDEGDVFGNVLAVLYALREDAAGRDVMKTLINAGVHEPYLARSVTTPITRDHDLWRAYMARHQQNHPDQYHNGGIWPFIGGFFLLALIGQGQTDLARTELVKLAHVLSLDNWRFTEWFHGRTLAPCGMPGQSWNAAAFLMARRALDGGGLS is encoded by the coding sequence GTGGCACCGGCTTCGCTGCCGCCGACCGGTGCCGAAGCCGACGAGCTGATCGAAGCCTGCACCCGGGCGTCGATCAACCTGTTGAAGGACAACCTGACACCGTCCGGCATCCTGGCCGCGAGCCGCACCAAGGCGGCCGAAAGCCGGAGCTACACGCGCGTGTTCGGGCGTGATGCAGCCATCTGCGTGCTCGCCATGGCGGGCAGCGGCGTGCCCGCGCTGGAACAGGGCGCGGTCGACAGCCTGGATTCGCTGGCGCGGGCGCAGGCGCAGAACGGCCAGATCCCGAAGTACGTCGACCCGCTGGGCCACGACGCCGACTTCTGGTACCTCGGCTGTGTGGACGCGACGCTGTGGTGGCTCATTGCCGTGGCGCATGTCCAGCGCCACTCGAACATGCCCGGCGTCTTCGGCCGCTGGCGCGGGCACATCGACCGGGCCATCACCTGGCTGCAGGCACAAGAGCACCAGCGCTTCTTCCTGCTGCAACAGAACGAGGCCAGCGACTGGGCCGACATCATGCCCCGCTCGGGCTTCGTGCTCTACACCAACGCCTTGTGGCACCGGGTGAAGGACCTCTTCGATCTGCCCAAGCTCGACGAGACGCATTACCACTTCAACCACCTCTTCCATCCCTATCAGAGCGACCTGCCCGAATACCGCCGGGGGCGGCTGCTGCAGCATTACGCCCGGCGCGGGCAGCGCAACAAGGGCCTGTACCTCAGCTTCGTCAACCTGTCATTCGTGGGCGATGAGGGCGATGTGTTCGGCAACGTGCTTGCCGTTCTGTATGCCCTGCGTGAGGATGCGGCCGGGCGCGACGTCATGAAGACGCTGATCAACGCCGGTGTGCACGAGCCTTATCTGGCCCGTTCGGTGACGACGCCGATCACGCGGGATCACGACCTCTGGCGGGCCTACATGGCGCGCCACCAGCAGAACCATCCGGACCAGTATCACAACGGCGGCATCTGGCCCTTCATCGGCGGCTTCTTCCTGCTCGCCCTGATTGGACAGGGCCAGACGGATCTGGCGCGGACGGAGCTGGTGAAGCTCGCTCATGTGCTGAGCCTCGACAACTGGCGGTTCACGGAGTGGTTCCACGGCCGCACGCTCGCACCCTGCGGCATGCCCGGCCAGAGCTGGAATGCCGCCGCGTTCCTGATGGCGCGAAGGGCACTGGACGGCGGCGGGCTGTCATGA
- a CDS encoding alpha-1,4-glucan--maltose-1-phosphate maltosyltransferase, with product MPRKANTEPRTPPPQLVGAPHEGRARAVIDAVLPHVDAGRFAVKCIAGEPFEVTAHVFTDGHDAARAVLRWHAEAGDAQDVEMHPLGNDEWRAAFTPPVPGRYGYTVVAWVDRFQSWRGEMKRRQGEADIRLAMRIGADLLDDAASRAAGEDREHLSEAARQWRWHATDEAVEVNAIQAIALDEAIAARALRYPDRRLQTVWPQTLPLVADRLRARFSAWYELFPRSAGTQPGVHGRLTDVVARLPYLAEMGFDVLYLPPIHPIGRERRKGRNNAEVAEPGDVGSPWAIGASEGGHKAVHPELGTAADLADLVTRAAEYGIEIALDIAFQCAPDHPYVNEHREWFRWRPDGTVQYAENPPKKYQDIYPFEFESSDWPALWQELRSVFDFWIALGVRVFRVDNPHTKPFAFWEWAIAQIKAQHPDVIFLSEAFTRPKVMHRLAKLGFTQSYTYFTWRQTGEELRAYFTELAEGPGRHYFRPNVWPNTPDIFHEQFHHQGRPVFALRVVLAALLCPSYGLYGPVYELLENRPRSPGSEEYLDSEKYQLRHWGETWTVDRPDSVAGLIARLNRLRRAHVALQSMDRLRFHDTDNPQLLVWSRQAREGEDTLIVVLNLDPQYAQSGWVTLDLGALGLPTDAPYELHDALTEQRFTWQGAHNFVILDPSVTPAHALVVQRPGAAAAGMPPALSDQHVVEP from the coding sequence ATGCCGCGCAAGGCCAATACTGAACCGAGAACGCCACCGCCGCAACTGGTCGGGGCGCCCCATGAAGGCCGCGCCCGCGCGGTGATCGATGCGGTGCTGCCGCATGTGGATGCGGGCCGCTTTGCGGTCAAGTGCATTGCCGGTGAGCCCTTCGAGGTGACGGCGCACGTGTTCACCGATGGGCATGATGCCGCGCGCGCCGTGCTGCGGTGGCATGCCGAAGCCGGCGACGCGCAGGACGTCGAGATGCACCCGCTTGGCAACGACGAGTGGCGCGCGGCCTTCACGCCGCCCGTACCCGGTCGCTATGGCTACACGGTGGTGGCGTGGGTGGACCGCTTTCAATCCTGGCGCGGCGAAATGAAGCGCCGCCAGGGCGAGGCCGACATCCGGCTGGCCATGCGCATCGGCGCCGACCTGCTCGACGACGCTGCCAGCCGCGCCGCCGGTGAAGACCGTGAGCACCTGAGCGAGGCCGCACGGCAGTGGCGCTGGCACGCCACCGACGAGGCGGTCGAGGTGAACGCCATCCAGGCCATTGCGCTGGACGAGGCCATTGCCGCCCGCGCGTTGCGCTACCCGGATCGGCGTCTGCAAACGGTGTGGCCGCAGACGCTGCCGCTGGTGGCGGATCGCCTGCGGGCCCGGTTCAGCGCCTGGTATGAACTCTTTCCCCGCTCGGCGGGTACCCAGCCCGGCGTGCATGGCCGGCTCACCGACGTGGTGGCCCGCCTGCCCTATCTGGCCGAGATGGGGTTCGACGTGCTGTACCTGCCACCCATCCATCCCATCGGCCGTGAACGCCGCAAGGGCCGCAACAACGCCGAGGTGGCGGAGCCGGGGGATGTGGGCAGCCCATGGGCCATCGGTGCCAGCGAAGGCGGTCACAAGGCCGTGCATCCGGAACTGGGCACCGCCGCCGATCTGGCCGACCTGGTGACGCGTGCGGCCGAATACGGCATCGAGATCGCGCTCGACATTGCCTTCCAGTGCGCGCCCGACCATCCCTATGTGAACGAGCATCGGGAGTGGTTCCGCTGGCGTCCGGACGGCACGGTGCAGTACGCCGAGAACCCGCCCAAGAAATACCAGGACATCTATCCGTTCGAGTTCGAATCCAGCGACTGGCCGGCGCTGTGGCAGGAACTGCGCAGCGTCTTCGACTTCTGGATCGCGCTGGGCGTGCGCGTCTTCCGTGTCGACAACCCACACACCAAGCCCTTTGCGTTCTGGGAATGGGCGATCGCGCAGATCAAGGCGCAGCACCCGGACGTGATCTTCCTGTCGGAAGCCTTCACGCGCCCCAAGGTCATGCACCGGCTGGCCAAGCTCGGCTTCACGCAGTCCTACACCTACTTCACGTGGCGACAGACAGGCGAGGAGCTGCGGGCCTACTTCACTGAGCTGGCCGAAGGGCCCGGGCGGCACTACTTCCGGCCCAATGTGTGGCCCAACACGCCGGACATCTTCCACGAGCAGTTTCACCACCAGGGGCGCCCCGTGTTCGCGCTGCGCGTGGTGCTGGCGGCCCTGCTCTGCCCCAGCTACGGTCTGTATGGGCCAGTCTACGAGCTGCTGGAGAACCGCCCCCGTAGCCCGGGCAGCGAGGAATACCTCGACTCCGAGAAGTATCAGCTTCGGCACTGGGGCGAGACGTGGACGGTGGACCGCCCGGACAGCGTGGCCGGGTTGATTGCGCGGCTCAACCGGCTGCGACGCGCCCATGTGGCCCTGCAGTCGATGGACCGATTGCGGTTTCACGACACCGACAACCCACAGCTGCTGGTGTGGTCGCGGCAGGCCCGCGAAGGCGAAGACACGCTGATCGTGGTGCTCAACCTGGATCCGCAGTACGCCCAGTCGGGCTGGGTGACGCTGGACCTGGGCGCGCTGGGACTGCCCACCGATGCACCGTACGAGCTGCATGACGCGCTCACCGAGCAACGCTTCACCTGGCAGGGAGCGCACAACTTCGTGATCCTCGACCCTTCGGTTACCCCCGCACATGCGCTGGTCGTGCAGCGCCCCGGGGCTGCAGCGGCAGGCATGCCTCCTGCCCTGTCAGATCAGCACGTTGTGGAGCCATGA
- the treS gene encoding maltose alpha-D-glucosyltransferase — protein MNMLSPDIPQLEEAAQGATVPRDDQALWYKDAVIYQLNVKAFFDADENGIGDFNGVTARLDYIKDLGVNAIWVMPFYPSPLRDDGYDISGYEEIHPCYGTLDDFKRMLDEVHKRDLKLITELVINHTSDQHPWFQAARRAPPGSPERDFYVWSDTDTRYPETRIIFTDTETSNWTWDPLAKAYYWHRFFSHQPDLNFDNPAVLEAVFKVMRFWLDMGVDGFRLDAIPYLIEREGTNNENLPETHAIIKQLRAAIDANYENRFLLAEANQWPEDVRDYFGEGDECHAAYHFPLMPRMYMAIAQENRFPVVEIMRQTPSIPDTCQWAIFLRNHDELTLEMVTSKERDYMYNTYAADPRARINLGIRRRLAPLMENNIDTIKLMNSLLLSMPGSPIIYYGDEIGMGDNVYLGDRNGVRTPMQWSPDRNAGFSRADPQKLYLPPIMDAVYGYQAVNVEAQLRDPSSLLNWMRRMLAVRKSSHAFGRGTLTFLKPGNPKILAYLREYEDDTILCVANLARSAQPVELNLSRYKGRVPVELLGRTLFPPIGELPYLLTIAAHGFYWFRLDKDAGAPSWHEEHVPMEDVPVLVLFDSWRSFFPEMVVPWRSGLAVKTRAQLEEQVLPRHIETQRWYAAKGQAIERASLRDHVMWTDGTLSWLITLVDVEGAGDGVSYFMPLAKAWEERDEERTRALAMTALARTRQHAQVGVMADAFSDAAFCRAVVRAMGQGVSLPTSGGTLRFEASAVYETLLGDQLDSLPVSKPLGQSSNTVVTMDETLFLKGYRAVRPGPSLEYEVGRFLTEVARFAHIVPVAGLLTHESPDGTERPLAILQGYVANQGDGWAYTAGYLERHLERARSMVEAEAQDVHAAFLDLIRTLGRRTAELHTAFATPSGDPLFEPEPLTATDVAAIQARVRADVARSLDLLSDRQGDLPAEVRDAAAAVLAGRDALIGLIERPLSVPPGAQRIRCHGDYHLGQVLVTANDFVIIDFEGEPARPIEERRAKQPPWLDVAGMLRSFSYARLGALRSAVHSAEEQALLGPVAEAWEQQAREAFLAGYTQPEAPEPADVNEGAPFVARLAGHDAALLTLCELEKALYELRYELHSRPDWVAIPLAGLLQLLGREAM, from the coding sequence ATGAACATGCTCTCGCCCGACATCCCGCAACTCGAAGAAGCCGCCCAGGGCGCCACCGTGCCGCGTGACGACCAGGCACTCTGGTACAAGGACGCGGTCATCTACCAGCTCAACGTGAAGGCGTTCTTCGATGCCGATGAAAACGGCATCGGCGATTTCAACGGTGTGACAGCCCGGCTCGACTACATCAAGGACCTGGGCGTCAACGCCATCTGGGTGATGCCGTTCTACCCCTCGCCCCTGCGCGACGACGGCTACGACATCTCGGGCTACGAAGAGATCCATCCCTGCTATGGCACGCTGGACGACTTCAAGCGCATGCTGGATGAAGTCCACAAGCGAGATCTCAAGCTGATCACCGAGCTGGTGATCAACCACACGTCCGACCAGCACCCGTGGTTCCAGGCGGCCCGCCGCGCGCCGCCTGGCTCACCTGAGCGCGACTTCTATGTGTGGAGCGATACCGACACGCGCTACCCCGAAACGCGCATCATCTTTACCGACACGGAAACGTCCAACTGGACGTGGGATCCGTTGGCCAAGGCCTACTACTGGCACCGTTTCTTCAGCCACCAGCCCGACCTGAACTTCGACAACCCGGCCGTGCTGGAGGCCGTGTTCAAGGTGATGCGCTTCTGGCTCGACATGGGCGTGGATGGCTTCCGGCTCGATGCCATTCCCTACCTGATCGAGCGAGAGGGAACCAACAACGAGAACCTGCCGGAGACTCACGCCATCATCAAGCAGTTGCGGGCGGCCATCGACGCGAACTACGAGAACCGCTTCCTGCTGGCCGAAGCGAACCAGTGGCCCGAGGACGTGCGCGACTACTTCGGCGAAGGCGACGAGTGCCACGCGGCCTACCACTTCCCGCTGATGCCACGCATGTACATGGCCATCGCACAGGAAAACCGCTTCCCGGTGGTCGAGATCATGCGCCAGACGCCTTCGATTCCGGATACCTGCCAGTGGGCGATCTTCCTGCGCAACCACGATGAGCTGACGCTCGAGATGGTGACCAGCAAGGAGCGCGACTACATGTACAACACGTACGCGGCCGACCCGCGTGCACGCATCAACCTCGGCATCCGGCGGCGACTCGCGCCGCTGATGGAAAACAACATCGACACCATCAAGCTGATGAACAGCCTGCTGCTGTCGATGCCCGGCTCGCCCATCATCTACTACGGCGATGAGATCGGCATGGGCGACAACGTCTACCTCGGCGACCGCAATGGCGTGCGCACGCCGATGCAGTGGAGCCCGGATCGCAACGCCGGGTTCTCACGCGCGGATCCGCAGAAGCTGTACCTGCCGCCCATCATGGACGCGGTCTATGGCTACCAGGCGGTCAACGTGGAAGCACAACTGCGCGACCCTTCCTCGCTGCTCAACTGGATGCGGCGCATGCTGGCCGTGCGCAAGAGCAGTCACGCGTTCGGTCGCGGCACGCTGACCTTCCTCAAGCCGGGCAACCCGAAGATCCTGGCTTACCTGCGCGAGTACGAGGACGACACCATTCTGTGCGTGGCGAACCTCGCGCGCTCGGCGCAACCGGTGGAGCTCAACCTTTCGCGCTACAAGGGGCGGGTGCCGGTCGAACTGCTGGGCCGCACGCTGTTTCCACCGATCGGCGAGCTGCCCTACCTGCTGACCATTGCGGCACACGGCTTCTACTGGTTCCGGCTCGACAAGGACGCCGGCGCCCCGAGCTGGCACGAGGAGCACGTGCCGATGGAAGACGTGCCGGTGCTGGTTCTCTTTGACAGCTGGCGGAGCTTCTTTCCCGAGATGGTGGTGCCGTGGCGGTCGGGGCTGGCGGTCAAGACCCGGGCGCAACTGGAGGAGCAGGTGCTGCCCCGCCACATCGAGACCCAGCGCTGGTATGCGGCCAAGGGCCAGGCCATCGAGCGGGCCTCGCTGCGTGACCATGTGATGTGGACGGACGGCACGCTGAGCTGGCTGATCACACTGGTGGACGTGGAGGGGGCCGGCGATGGGGTGAGCTACTTCATGCCCCTGGCAAAAGCTTGGGAAGAAAGGGATGAAGAACGCACGCGGGCCCTGGCCATGACGGCGCTGGCCCGCACGCGGCAGCATGCCCAGGTCGGCGTGATGGCCGATGCGTTTTCGGATGCCGCGTTCTGCCGTGCGGTGGTGCGGGCCATGGGTCAGGGGGTGAGCCTGCCCACCTCGGGTGGCACCCTGCGCTTCGAAGCCAGCGCGGTCTACGAGACCCTGCTGGGCGATCAGCTCGACAGCCTGCCCGTCAGCAAGCCACTCGGCCAGAGCAGCAACACCGTTGTCACGATGGACGAGACGCTGTTCCTCAAGGGCTATCGGGCCGTCCGCCCGGGTCCCAGCCTGGAGTACGAGGTGGGCCGATTTCTCACCGAGGTGGCCCGCTTTGCGCACATCGTGCCCGTCGCCGGCCTGCTCACGCACGAGTCGCCCGACGGCACGGAACGCCCGTTGGCCATCCTGCAAGGCTACGTGGCCAACCAGGGCGACGGCTGGGCCTACACGGCCGGCTACCTCGAGCGGCATCTGGAGCGCGCGCGGTCCATGGTCGAGGCAGAGGCACAGGATGTGCACGCGGCCTTCCTCGACCTGATCCGCACGCTGGGCCGTCGCACGGCCGAGCTGCACACCGCGTTCGCCACACCATCGGGTGATCCCTTGTTCGAACCGGAGCCCCTGACGGCCACCGACGTGGCCGCCATCCAGGCCCGTGTGCGGGCCGATGTGGCGCGCAGCCTCGACCTGTTGTCCGACCGACAGGGTGACCTGCCTGCCGAGGTGCGTGATGCCGCTGCCGCGGTGCTGGCCGGGCGCGATGCCCTCATCGGCCTGATCGAGCGGCCCTTGAGCGTGCCGCCTGGTGCCCAGCGCATCCGCTGTCATGGCGACTATCACCTGGGCCAGGTGCTCGTGACCGCCAACGACTTCGTCATCATCGACTTCGAAGGAGAGCCGGCTCGGCCCATCGAGGAGCGACGCGCCAAGCAGCCACCCTGGCTGGATGTGGCCGGCATGCTGCGGTCATTCAGCTATGCCCGCCTGGGCGCACTGCGCTCGGCCGTGCACTCGGCCGAGGAGCAAGCCTTGCTGGGGCCGGTTGCCGAAGCGTGGGAGCAGCAGGCGCGCGAGGCTTTCCTGGCCGGCTACACCCAGCCGGAGGCGCCTGAGCCGGCCGATGTGAACGAGGGCGCACCGTTCGTGGCCAGGCTGGCGGGCCACGATGCGGCCCTGCTCACGCTGTGCGAGCTGGAGAAAGCGCTGTACGAGCTGCGCTACGAGTTACACAGCCGTCCGGACTGGGTGGCGATTCCCCTGGCAGGGCTGCTGCAGCTGCTGGGCCGGGAGGCCATGTGA
- the glgB gene encoding 1,4-alpha-glucan branching protein GlgB, with protein sequence MLSDLDIHLLHEGTHARLYDILGAHPNEGPEGGTRFAVWAPNAERVTVMGDWNGWDPHAHPLSPCERGSGIWHGVIPQARQGHIYKYHLCSLQHHQELVKADPVAFYAEAPPATGSRIWSSHYAWGDQAWMARRAERNGLSAPMSVYEVHVGSWRRPDGRPMGWRALAKELAAYVKELGFTHVELMPVTEHPFYGSWGYQTTGYFAPTARYGTPEDFMAFVDHLHQNDIGVILDWVPSHFPTDAHGLHYFDGTHLYEHADPRQGFHPEWHSSIFNYGRGEVSSFLISSALFWLDRYHIDGLRVDAVASMLYLDYARQHGQWVPNQHGGKENLEAITFLRRLNEALYRAHPDAFSVAEESTAWPMVSRPTSMGGLGFGMKWNMGWMHDTLAFMKEDPLYRRHHLGRLTFSLVYAFNENFVLPLSHDEVVYGKGSLIGKMPGDPWQKMANLRLLLSMMWTHPGKKLLFMGGEFAQQREWTHEGELEWHLLAQAPHQGVMRLVQQLNALLRREPALYEIDFGPEGFEWVESHDVVNNVIAFLRKPRGGAGSLLVVCNLTPVPQQGYTLGVPAPGHWQEIFNSDATDYGGSGWGNLGGVMAINQPSHGRPWSVPLTLPPLAAVVLKGEAHAAQGQY encoded by the coding sequence ATGCTCAGTGACCTCGACATCCATCTGCTGCACGAAGGCACGCATGCCCGGCTGTACGACATCCTGGGAGCCCATCCCAACGAAGGCCCCGAAGGCGGCACCCGGTTCGCGGTGTGGGCACCCAATGCCGAGCGGGTCACGGTCATGGGCGACTGGAACGGCTGGGATCCACACGCTCATCCGCTGAGCCCGTGTGAGCGCGGCAGCGGCATCTGGCATGGCGTGATTCCGCAGGCGCGGCAGGGGCACATCTACAAGTACCACCTCTGCAGCCTGCAACACCACCAGGAGCTGGTGAAGGCCGACCCCGTGGCCTTCTATGCCGAGGCGCCACCCGCGACCGGCTCACGGATCTGGAGCAGCCATTACGCGTGGGGGGACCAGGCCTGGATGGCGCGCCGCGCCGAGCGCAACGGCCTGTCCGCGCCCATGTCGGTCTACGAGGTGCACGTGGGCTCGTGGCGGCGCCCCGATGGCCGGCCGATGGGCTGGCGGGCGCTCGCGAAAGAGCTGGCGGCGTATGTGAAGGAGCTGGGCTTCACGCACGTGGAGTTGATGCCCGTCACGGAGCACCCCTTCTACGGCTCCTGGGGCTACCAGACCACCGGGTACTTCGCCCCCACCGCCCGCTACGGCACGCCCGAAGACTTCATGGCCTTCGTCGACCATCTGCACCAGAACGACATCGGCGTGATCCTCGACTGGGTGCCTTCGCACTTTCCGACCGACGCCCACGGCCTGCATTACTTCGATGGCACCCACCTCTACGAACACGCCGACCCGCGTCAGGGCTTCCATCCCGAGTGGCATTCCAGCATCTTCAACTACGGGCGCGGCGAGGTCAGCAGCTTCCTGATCTCGTCGGCGCTGTTCTGGCTGGATCGCTATCACATCGATGGCCTGCGGGTCGACGCGGTCGCATCCATGCTCTATCTGGACTACGCCCGGCAGCACGGCCAGTGGGTGCCGAACCAGCATGGTGGCAAGGAGAACCTGGAAGCGATCACCTTTCTGCGGCGACTCAACGAGGCCCTGTACCGCGCCCACCCGGATGCGTTCTCGGTGGCCGAGGAGTCGACCGCCTGGCCCATGGTGTCGCGCCCGACCAGCATGGGCGGCCTGGGCTTCGGCATGAAGTGGAACATGGGCTGGATGCACGACACGCTGGCATTCATGAAGGAAGACCCGCTGTACCGGCGGCATCACCTGGGCCGCCTCACCTTCTCGCTGGTCTATGCCTTCAACGAGAACTTTGTGCTGCCGCTGTCGCACGATGAGGTGGTGTACGGCAAGGGCTCGCTGATCGGCAAGATGCCCGGCGACCCCTGGCAGAAGATGGCCAACCTGCGCCTGCTGCTGTCGATGATGTGGACGCACCCGGGCAAGAAGCTGCTGTTCATGGGCGGCGAGTTTGCGCAGCAGCGCGAATGGACGCACGAGGGTGAACTGGAGTGGCACCTGCTGGCCCAGGCGCCGCATCAGGGCGTGATGCGCCTGGTGCAACAGCTCAACGCCCTGCTGCGGCGCGAGCCGGCACTGTACGAAATCGACTTCGGCCCCGAGGGGTTCGAGTGGGTCGAGAGCCACGATGTGGTCAACAACGTGATCGCCTTTCTGCGCAAGCCGCGGGGTGGCGCCGGCAGCCTGCTGGTGGTGTGCAACCTCACGCCCGTGCCCCAGCAGGGCTACACGCTGGGGGTGCCCGCGCCGGGCCACTGGCAGGAAATTTTCAACAGCGACGCGACCGATTACGGTGGATCGGGCTGGGGCAACCTGGGTGGCGTGATGGCCATCAACCAGCCGAGCCACGGGCGCCCCTGGTCGGTGCCCCTGACTCTGCCACCGCTCGCCGCCGTCGTGCTCAAAGGGGAGGCGCATGCCGCGCAAGGCCAATACTGA